One genomic region from Magallana gigas chromosome 3, xbMagGiga1.1, whole genome shotgun sequence encodes:
- the LOC105337287 gene encoding 1-deoxypentalenic acid 11-beta-hydroxylase: MDSTEFEYPGMTSESHPECFNKEAMPAQPKEKKPGQLPEHLVKQFFEEGYILIEDFFDVKKELDPVREAINTLVDDLAKKLYDAGKIKKLYKDLGFFERLTKIEAEFPGANIILHKTGKLPQAFRDLWANDRLLNVIEQLIGPDIATSPVWNLRTKTPKNNATIVPWHQDSGYFDNQSYNVLIPTAWIPLLDTDEFNGGMQVAKKGHRTGRVATHQCCWGNTWYVMLEEEEMKKTLGVDMDNDVITCPVPYGGMLLFNNLTPHRSLPNISNQIRWALDLRWQRPDQPFGLYGLKDGLLLRKDGKNVEPDWEKFESVDRTTVQKKSVEGFVDVIVDEEFDTTIQGPWMKKWQITHMNTHTDAHERAERK, from the exons ATGGACTCGACAGAATTTGAATATCCGGGAATGACCAGTGAAAGTCACCCAGAATGCTTCAACAAGGAAGCAATGCCGGCCCAACCCAAAGAGAAAAAACCAGGGCAACTTCCTGAACATCTCGTAAAGCAGTTCTTTGAAGAG GGATACATTTTGATAGAAGATTTCTTCGACGTAAAGAAAGAGCTGGACCCAGTCAGGGAAGCCATTAACACTTTAGTGGATGACCTGGCCAAGAAACTGTACGACGCTGGCAAAATTAAAA AGCTGTACAAGGACCTCGGGTTTTTTGAGCGGCTGACAAAAATCGAGGCAGAGTTTCCTGGGGCCAACATCATACTTCACAAGACGGGTAAACTGCCTCAG GCTTTCCGAGATCTGTGGGCAAATGACAGGTTATTAAACGTCATCGAGCAGCTGATTGGGCCCGACATTGCTACGTCACCTGTATGGAATCTGAGAACAAAAACGCCAAAAAACAATGCCACTATTGTTCCTTGGCATCAAG ATAGTGGATACTTCGACAACCAATCGTACAACGTGTTGATACCTACTGCGTGGATCCCCCTTTTAGACACTGATGAATTCAACGGAGGAATGCAA GTTGCAAAGAAAGGTCATCGCACCGGCCGCGTAGCAACGCATCAGTGTTGCTGGGGAAATACGTGGTACGTCATGCTAGAGGAAgaagaaatgaagaaaacattAG GAGTGGACATGGACAATGACGTAATCACATGTCCAGTACCCTACGGAGGAATGCTGCTGTTTAACAACCTGACCCCCCATCGAAG TCTCCCAAACATTTCCAACCAAATCCGCTGGGCCCTAGATCTCAGATGGCAGCGACCGGATCAGCCCTTTGGACTATATGGCCTCAAAGACGGTCTACTTCTACGCAAAGACGGCAAAAATGTGGAGCCTGACTGGGAAAAATTCGAGTCGGTGGATAGGACCACCGTCCAGAAGAAGTCAGTCGAGGGATTCGTGGAC GTGATAGTCGACGAAGAGTTTGACACCACGATCCAAGGTCCCTGGATGAAAAAATGGCAAATTACTCACATGAATACGCACACTGACGCACATGAACGCGCAGAGAGGAAGTGA
- the LOC105337286 gene encoding tetraspanin-18 encodes MGCGNCCSKFFLVVFNTFFLLFGAACLSLGIYVLVDKNQILVLTRSVDTDSLDVPSLLESAAYALIAGGGFVFLVAFLGCCGAMKRDKCMLTVYAIIVGLIFAVEAAACILAVVYKSDFDKYAKGNLNTLMQTRYRGPYDTSDFLSLAFDLTFILLECCGIESGSEFNSTVTNWNTTYVYQSGGSYTVATATIPLTCCEFSNKDAFPTDVTTFYNSMTNNQCPINQANSYYNQGCYDQLQSKFESYLYILIGIAAGVGLLQLIGIVAACCLLKKDSDVDDEDGLKKAAKA; translated from the exons ATGGGGTGTGGTAATTGCTGCTCGAAGTTTTTCCTGGTTGTTTTTAATACCTTCTTTTTg TTGTTTGGTGCAGCATGCCTCAGTTTGGGGATATATGTCCTGGTGGACAAGAATCAAATCCTTGTTCTGACTCGAAGTGTGGACACAGATAGTCTTGACGTCCCGTCCCTGCTAGAATCGGCCGCTTATGCCCTCATTGCTGGAGGAGGGTTCGTGTTTCTAGTGGCTTTCTTAGGATGTTGCGGGGCCATGAAAAGAGACAAATGCATGCTCACAGTG TATGCGATAATCGTCGGACTGATTTTCGCTGTGGAAGCTGCAGCTTGCATCTTGGCAGTTGTTTACAAAAGTGAC TTTGACAAATACGCCAAAGGAAATCTGAACACTTTGATGCAGACGAGATACAGAGGCCCGTATGACACGTCAGACTTCCTCAGCTTGGCTTTCGATTTGACGTTCATTTTG ttggaGTGTTGTGGAATTGAATCGGGTTCAGAGTTTAACTCAACGGTCACCAATTGGAATACCACTTATGTCTACCAGAGTGGAGGTAGCTACACCGTGGCTACTGCCACAATACCCCTCACTTGTTGCGAGTTCTCCAACAAGGACGCATTTCCTACAGACGTCACGACTTTTTACAACTCAATGACAAACAACCAATGTCCAATTAACCAAGCCAACTCTTATTACAATCAG GGATGCTATGATCAACTACAGTCTAAATTTGAATCGTATCTTTATATCCTGATTGGAATAGCAGCAGGCGTTGGTTTGTTACAG CTGATCGGTATAGTAGCGGCATGCTGTTTGTTAAAGAAGGACAGTGATGTTGACGATGAAGATGGCTTGAAAAAGGCCGCCAAAGCTTAG